CCCAAGATCAATTCATCCTTACTTTGAAAATAGGTATAGATGGTACCTGCTGCTACACCTGCATTTTTAGCTACTTGGCTTATAGGGCAGCCATGAAAGCCGTGCTCATTGATTAATTCAAGAGCGCTATCGAAAATACTGGTCTTTTTATCTGATAGTTTTTCCATAATGAATGAACGTTCAATCATTATGGAAAAAGAATAGTTCCTTGTTTCTTAAATTAGTTTAAAATTTTATTTGAATGGAATATTTACCTACTTCTAAAAGAATGATTGTCAGATACATTACATAGTTAAAAACTTACTTTTTCCCTCCCAGTTTTTTCTTAAACAGTTTCCAGAAATTTTCATTTTTTTCTGAGATAGGAATGTCATCACCCAATAAATAAGCATAGGCTTTTAAGGAACTATTTCTTTCCAAGGTGATTTTAAGCACACCTACCAAAGGGATAAACAAAACCATCCCCGATATCCCCCATAACCAGCCCCCAATCAATATGGCCAATAAAACCGCTAGGGCATTGACTCGTACATGGGCTCCCACTACTAATGGGGTGATGATATTATTTTCTAACAATTGAATTCCCCACAGGACTAAAAATGTAATAAAAGGATAGAAAAGCGTATCAGTGGTCAAGAAAACATAAAGAATGGCAAAAAAAGAACTGATAAAGACTCCCACATAAGGGATTAAATTCATCAAGGCTATAAACACGGCAAAAAGCAGAAAGTATTTCAGCCCTATTAGGTAGAAAAACAATCCTGCCAATAAGGCTACTATCACTGAAACTTTGAGTATCCCTCCCAGGTAATGTTGAATCACTTTTCCAGTTTCTTCTGCCCAATTCAATACCTCTACATTTGATTCAGAAGATCTCTTGAAGAGAAATTCAACAAAAAAATCTTTATAATACATCAACAAAAAAATGTACAAGGGAATGATACCTGCTAATGTTATGGATTGACCAGTTGCAAAAACCGTTTCATTAACCTTACTCCATTCGATCGCTTCAGTATCGAAAATGGAGTCAAATTGTGGAACTTGTACACCTAGTAATTCATTCAAATCATTTCTATAGTTCCCGACTTTTTGCATTAGCGAATCACCAATTTTTGGAAACTCACCGATGAGTCCTATCATTTGATCTAGCATCAAATACATCAATCCCAGAAAAAGGATACTCACTAGTAAAATACTCAAGAAAATAGATAAGCCCCTTGGAATTCTTCGAAGTTCAAACCAATTAGACAAGGGATTAAGAGCAAATGCAAAAAAAGCTCCCCAAACTAATGGCACTAGTATAAAATCTCCTTCCTTAAGAATTATTGCTCCAAGAACGATTGCCAGTAGCAAATTGACGGTATTCTGCAGGTATTGATTTTTCATGGCTTATTTTAGAAAGATACAATTTAACCCTGTCCTTAAAAATGACATAGATCATGTCTGGACTAAATTTATTCTCAAATAATTTTTAATTTACCACCTTAACCCAACCCAAAATCTCCCAAACAAATGAGAACCTCTCTACTTTTCATCTTTATTATTCTGCCTAATTTAATCTGGGCTCAAGCCAAAGTAGACACCATAGAGGTGTTTAGTGCTGCGATGAATAAAACACTGAAGGCTGCTGTAACCAAACCGGCTGGATATGAAACATCATCAGAAAAATACCCTGTCATTTACCTGTTGCACGGCGGAAGTGGTGCCTTCGATGACTGGCATAAAAAAGTCACAGAGCCAGGCCTAGTCAACCGGATGGCAGAAGAATATAATTTAATCATCGTAACCCCGGGAGTGGGACCTTCAAGCTATTATTATGACAGTCCATTGATGGATTCTGTTCAGTATGAAACCTATATCATTAAAGAGTTAATCCCTGAAATTGACAAAAACTATAAAACCTTAGCTAAAAGAGAATCCCGTGCAATTTCGGGTCTTTCTATGGGAGGACATGGAGCCATGATGCTTTCTGCCAAGCACCCAGAATTGTTTATTGCTGCTGGAAGCATGAGCGGAGTTATGAATATTGACACCCGGCTTTGGAATGTTCCTGATGGATTTCGGGAATCCAGAAATTCACAGCAAAAAGCAATGCTTGGAGATGACCTGGTTTATGATGCGCCTTTTAATACTTTCACTGCAGTTGGATTTGTCGATAAAATGAAAACAAATGGAGTTGCTTTAACAATTGACGTTGGTGTCGATGATTTTCTGATTGCTACCAATAGGCAAATTCATGAGCTTTTATTGAAGAATGAAACTGACCATGAATATACGGAGCGGCCAGGTGCTCATAGCTGGCCTTATTGGACAAACTCCCTTCCTTATCATCTTTTATTTTTCTCTAAGCACTTGAAATGGGAATAATTAGCGAATCCCAAACAATCATTTAAAAAAATATGCTTCACAAATTGCCCTAAATTTTGCTTTTTGCAACATAACCCAACAGCAAACTATGCTAAAATTTGATGCTATCAGGCCTTTTTATGATGCAGAAGCTAATTCCGCCATCCGGGAAATAGTGGATGATCCTATGATGGATGCCATGATGAGTTTCACCTTTCCAAACGATACCAAAGAACATTGGAAAGACTTAATGCTTCACACGCATTCCCTTCGAGATTTCCAGATAAATTTTATTTATCCGGGGGTTAAAAAAGTGCTTGAAAAAAGCTCTGACGGTTTAAGTATTGGAGGTTTTGAAAATTTGGAGCCAAATACTGCCTACCTATTTATTTCAAATCACCGAGATATCATTTTAGATACCTCATTGCTTAATGCCTCTTTGTATGAGAATGGCTTGGTTTTGACAACTTCTGCTATTGGAGATAATTTGATCAAGCAACCCTTCTTATACACACTTTCTCGGCTAAACAGGAATTTTGCCATCAAGAGAGGACTACAGGGAAGAGCACTGCTGGAAAGTTCTCAAATTGCTTCCGCCTATATCAAAAAGTCCCTTTTAAAAGAAAATAGATCTGTATGGACAGCCCAAAGAGAAGGAAGAACCAAAGATGGCAATGATGCAACTCATAGAGGAGTATTGAAAATGCTTACCTTATCTGAGGAGGGCAAAAACCCTTTTGGGTATTTTGAGAAAATCAAGGTCGTACCGATCTCCATTTCGTATGAATATGACCCTACGGATATATTGAAAATGCCGGAACTTTTGGCTAAATCCAGAGATGAAAAATATGTCAAAAGTGAAAATGAAGATTTCCTAAACTTACTGAGGGGAATCATGGGCACTAAGAAAAGAATCCATATTCAAGTAAATGGAGTATTGGATGAGGAAATTGCTGAAATCGCAAAATCAGAATCCAACTTAAGTGATAAGCTGAGTCAACTTGCATCAGTCATTGATCAAAAAATCTGGTCTGGGTACAAGTTATGGCCTAGTAATTACATTGCTCATGACCTGTTGTATGGAAATGAGGAATATGCTTCATTTTATACAGAAGAGGAAAAAAATGCTTATGAAAAAAGGTTGAAAAGCAAGGTAGATACAAGCAATGATCTAATGGTCAAAAATTTCTTGTCCATGTATGCCAACCCAGTCAATAATCAGAAAGAAAGCTTAAAATCAGATGTAGAGACTTAAGTAATATTAAGCATTACTTTGGTGGTGGTACCCTCTCCTATTTCAGATTCAATAGCCATGGTTCCACGCATCTCCTCTACAAGTTTTCTTACAAAGCTCATCCCGAAACCGAAGCCTTTTTCTCCTTTGGTTCCAGATTCACTAGATCCAGATTCTGTTAATAGTTTTTCGATTTTATCTTGACTCATTCCAAGTCCTGAATCTTTCACCTGAATATTTAACACAGAGAAATCCTTAGATAAATCAAGCCCTAATTTTACTTGAACACTTCCTCCTTCAGTAGTGAATTTGATAGAGTTTGAGATCAAATTCCCTATTATTTGCATCAATCGATGCCGTTTAAAAGGATAGGTTTGATGATTTTCCTCCAATGATACAGAAAGCTTAATTTTCTTGATCAAAGCCTGTGGAGCGAACATATCTAGGATTTTGGACCTTAGCGTCAACAAGTTGAATTCATGATCTTTTGGCTCTCTAGTATGCTGATTATTTTGTTCAGAATTTTTAGTCAATATTTCATCAGCTAACTCCAAAATAGAATTCCCACTATTTTGGATAAGTTCCATAAATTCCAAGACCTCCTGAATTTCAGATTCTGTCCCCTGAGATTTAATGATTTCAGCCAAACCCACAATTCCGGAAATCGGCCCCCTGATATCGTGAACTAGTTTTTTATGATCATGCTGAAGGCTATCCATATCAGCTTTGATCTGATGCACCATCTTATCCACCTTAAGTCTATCTACTATCTGTCGGGCGATCATTTGAAGTAGCTCTCTTTTTTCGATATCAATTTCCTTTTCCTCTACATCCATCACGCAAAGAGCACCTAAATTAAAACCTTCTTTGGTAACTAGCGGAACACCTAGATAATAGGTTAAATTAGGGTTCTCCTTTACATAAAATTTATCTTTAAAGCGATCATCATCTCTCAAATCATTTATTTCCAAGACCTCCCCTTCCTCATGATACAAAGTGAATTGACAAACAGAATCTTCCCGAGGCATTTGAGAAAGGTCAATACCATTTTTGGAGATCGTCCATTGAGTATAAGAGTCAATAAGGTTAACTAAAGAAATTTTCGTTCCAGCAACAGTAGCTGCCATTTCAGCGAGCCAATCAATCCCTTGTTTTGAATCATAGTAATCCAAGTCTAAATTGCTTAATGCCAGCAATCGTCCCAACTCGTTTTCTGAGCTATTATTTTCTTTATTCATCTTCAGCTAATTAGTAAGGGGATCTTAAAAAACAAAATTTAAATGAACGTAATTCAACTTATCAAAACATCATTTAAACCATCCACATTATGCAGTATTTAAAAAGCTTTTTATTCCTAACCTGCTTTGCTTTTTCCATGATAAGCTTGGACTTACATGCACAGAAAAAGGAAAAAATGCCTATTGGGTTAATTAAAACCAATTATGGCAAAATTTTGATCGCCCTAGACTCCCGAACTCCTAACCACCGCGACAGTTTCATAGAGCTCGCTCAGAAAGGCTATTGGGATAGCTTAACTTTTAATCGAGTGATTCCAAATTTTGTCAACCAAGGTGGTTGCCCCGATACAGAGGAAGGATTTAATGATCCTGAATATTTGTTGGCCCCTGAAATCCACCCTGAACTCACACATGTTTATGGAGCAGTGGGCGCGGGAAGAGATGGAAACCCGGAGAAGATTTCTGCTCGATGTCAATTTTATATCATTCAAAATCCAGAGGGAGTTCATCGTCTGGATGGTGACTACACTGTTTTTGCTCAAGTGATTTCTGGAATGGATGTGGTAGAAAAGATTGCAAAACTGGAAACTAACGATCAGGATGAACCCTTAATTCCAGTCACTATGAAGATCAAAATCAAGTATTTTTCACCCTCTAAAATCGAGAAATTAGGTAACTTGTAATATTGAAGAAACTATGGCTTTAATTTTTAGTCTCAATGAAAGGACTTTTTAGGAATTCGAAAATGTGGAAGTTTGGCTTAGGCTTTTTACTCATTTTTATATTGTTCTTACTACTTTTTCCGATTCTTTTTAAAGACCGACTTCAGTTGGCATTACAAAATGTTCTAGATAAACAGCTAGATATTGAAGTTGGTTTTTCCGAGCTCAATGTAAGCCTCATACGGCACTTTCCTTCTCTTACAGTTTCTATGGATGAGCTGTTTTTGGAAGGCTCTGCGCCTTTTCAAAATGACACCTTACTATATACCAAAGAGCTCGCATTGGGAATTAGTATCCCCTCCTTGTTTTCAGGAAACTACACTGTAGATGAGCTGTATCTTAAAGAAGCTGTGTTGAAACTCATGCGAGATCAAGAGGGCAATTCCAATTTTGATGTGGTAAAATCAAACCCTAGTGACAGTGTCAAAAAAGAAGAAACCAAAAATGATCTGAAATTAGAAATTGAGAAATTCTTCTTTAAAAACAGTAGTTTTTTGTATCAGGACACTTCACTGGATATGATATGTAAAGCTACTGGAATCGACTACAAAGGCAGTGGCATTTTAGAGAATGAAAATTTTAATTTGACGAGCGATATTGGAATTGATGAGCTGCAATTACTCTATGAAGATTTTCCTATTCTAAATAGAAATCGAGTACTAGCCAGCCTACTTACTCAGATTAATACAGAGTCCACTTCTTTGACTTTTTTAAGAAACGAGCTCCAGATCAATGAACTCCCGATGAATTTTGTCGGAAAACTAGAATTCATTCCTGGAGGATACGACATGAATTTCGTCCTCGAGTCATTTGACTCCAATCTTGGTGATATTCTTACTCTGGTTCCTCAGGATTTAATACCAGACCTTGCAAAAACCAGATTCTCCGGAAAGGGTGATATCGTAGCATCTTTGCAAGGGCTTTACCTACCAACAAAAAATGAAATGCCCGCATTGGTTCTCAATATGGGAGTTTCAGAAGGAGGAATTTCACATGAGAATGCCCCGGAACCCATAAAAGATCTAGGTTTCCGAATGAACCTACGCCTCCCTGCTCTGGACCCTGAACAAATAGAATTTGATTTGGATAGTCTAAATTTTGCCTTGGCCGATGGTTTCCTTTTAGGTGACTTACATGTGAGAAATCTAAATCCAACGGAGGTCAATTCTGTTTTCAAATCCGACTTGGACTTGGGTCTGTTGCAACAAGCTTTAGGAACCAAAGCTGTAGAATACCAAGGGAAATTCAAGCTAGATTTAAATGCAGATGGCTATTTAAAAAGCGAATTAGATCCAAAAGAATTAAGAAACCCACAAGTGGTTTGGACAAGAATCCCAAAATTCAATTTACAAGCAGGGCTATCTGAAGGATATTTTAAACAGAGTCAATTACCTGAGGGAATTCAGGACATCTCCTTTGATTTAAAAGTAACCAGCCCAGACAGTCTGCCTGAAAATTTGGGTATTGCACTAGACAAATTGAATTTTCAGGTTTTAGATCAAGTGACCTCGGGAAGTTTAAGCTATAATTTAAACCTTCAAAAGGATGTGAATGCAAACTTGATTAGCAGTTTTGACCTAGCCGATATTCCAAAATATTTACCTCTTGACTCATCCTATGTATTGAATGGGAAAATAACAATGGATTTGAAAGCATCAGGAAAACATAATTCTGAAATGAAGGAAATCCCGATCATTCAGGCAGATTTCAAATTGGAAGATGGATTTATTCAAACCCCTTTTCATCCTGAATCAATTCAAGATTTATCAGTATTACTTTCAGCCAAGAGCAGTTCGGCCTCATATTCTGACCTGAAAATCGAAATTAATCCCATTCAATTCAACTTTGCAAACCAACCATTTTCAATAACTGCCAATCTCGAAAATATGGAAGACCTTACCTATGACATGAGGTCCGAAGGAAGGCTGGATTTAGGCAAACTTTATCAGGTTTTTGGAATGGAAGGATATGATTTAGACGGCTTTTTGATCACTGACTTTAGGCTGAAAGGAAAACAAAGTGATGCAGTAAACGGAAACTTACAAAAACTTGATAATCAAGGAACTATTCAGGTTCAAGACATCATCTCTCGATCTGATTTACTTCCTTTACCTATAGATCTAAAAAAGGGTTTACTTGAATTCAATCAGGAAAAAATAACTTTTTCGGATTTTGTCACCTCCTATAATTCAAATGAAATAACTGTTGCAGGATATTTTTCAAATTACTTAGGCTATGCGATCGAACCGGGGGAATTACTAAAAGGAGAGATCAACCTTTCCTCTTCCTTTTTAGATCTAGATGACTTTATGTTCTTCGGAGAAGAAAGTTCGGTAAAAGTAGATAGCCTGGGTACAGTTTCGGGAGTTATTGTTCCTCCACAGGATGTGGATGTCAAAATAAATGCAAAACTGGATTCTATCCATTTTGGAGAGATTATGATCCGAAATTTTAATGGGAATCTCTCTACAAAACCGGGAATTATTAGCTTAGACAAAACAGATTTAGAATTAGTCGGAGCAAATATATCCATGAAGGGTAATTATCAGGCCACGGATCCCTTTTCAGCAACATTTGCTTATCAGATTGATGCTAAGGAATTTGATATCAACCGTGCCTATCAAGAAATTCCAATGTTCAGGGAAATGGCCTCTTTTGCAGAATATGCCAATGGAATTGCCTCATTAAACTATAATTTAGAGGGTAAAATCAATGCTCAGATGGAGCCTATACTTCCTTCGATCAAGGGCAATGGAGTTTTAGGTTTGAAAAAAGTGAAATTGAAAGGCTTCAAATTAATGAATACCATTGCCAAAGAAACCGAAAACACTGAATTGGAAGATCCTGATCTAAATGATGTGGAAATAGAAACTACGATAGAAAACAACCTATTAACCATCCCTAGGACCAGATTGAGAATTGCAGGATTTAGACCGCGGTTTGAAGGTCAGGTGAGTCTGGATGGCGATATGAGTATTGCATTTCGATTGGGTTTACCTCCTTTGGGGATCTTCGGCATCCCTATAAAGATTACAGGGAATCAGGAGGAACCAAACATAGAAGTGGGCAAGATGACCGAAGGAGATGCCCTTGAGGAAGTAAAAGAAAATAATTAAGAATAAGTACAAAGTGATTTATTTATGGAATCAATAAACCCATTAAGAATACTAGTAGTAGGCTGTGGCAACATGGGAGCTTCCCATGCCAAAGCTTATCATCAATTAAAGGAATTTGAGATTTGCGGTTTGGTATCTAGAGGGGAAAGCAAAAGTAAATTAAATCTATCGCTGGAAGCTAATTATCCGCTTTTTGAAGACTTTGAAGAAGCGTTATCCACTAGTAAACCTGATGCAGTTTGTATCAGCACCTACCCTGATTCACATGAGGAATTTGCTCTAAAATCCTTGGAAGCCAACTGTCATGTTTTTATCGAAAAGCCTTTAGCAGACTCGATTGCTGGTTGTGAAAAAATCATTGCCAAAGCTGCTGAAAAAAACAGGAAGGTGGTAGTTGGTTATATTTTAAGACACCACCCTTCTTGGATTCGATTTATTGAGGAAGCAAAAAAAATGGGAAAACCGCTCGTCATGAGAATGAACCTAAACCAGCAAAGTCAAGGGTTTATGTGGGAAGTGCATAGAAACCTAATGAAGAGCCTTAGCCCCATTGTAGATTGTGGAGTACATTATATCGATGTGATGTGTCAAATGACTCAATCCAAACCTATCTCCGTTTCAGCAATTGGAGCGAGACTTACGGAGGAAATTTCATTAGACAATTACAACTATGGGCAACTGCAAATTCGCTTTGAAGATGGATCTGTAGGCTGGTATGAGGCAGGTTGGGGTCCTATGGTCAGTGAAACCGCCTTTTTTGTTAAAGATGTTTTTGGCCCAAAAGGATCCGTATCCATCACTGCAAAAGAAGCTGGAGGAACAGGAAAATCAGATGATGTAGACAGTCATACCAAAACTGAATCTATCAGAGTTCACCATGCCGAAATCAATGAAAAGAACGAATTCACTCAACCTGATGAGTGGATTGACATGAAAGATGAACCTGGCCACCAAGAGCTTTGTAACCGCGAACAAATATTCTTTTTGAAATCTATTCAAGAGGGCCTTAATTTAGATGATCATTTAAGTGATGCTTTGAACAGTCTGAAAATTGCTTTTGCCTGCGATGAATCGGTAAAAACCGGTAAAACAATCATGCTATAACATACGGCGATTCAGGATACAGATAGAGTTCAAGCCAATCAAAAGAATTAAAATTTCAATAAATATCATGATTGATAAAACAGTAGTAATTACAGGCGGAGCAAGTGGGATTGGGCTGGCTATGGTCAAGAAATTTGCAAGCGAAAAAAGCAAGGTATTTCTTCTTGACCTCAACCCGGAAGGTGAACAAGTGAGTGAAGAATTGCAGGAAAAAGGTTTCCAAGTCACTTTTATAAAATGTAATATCGCTTCTACCTCTGAGGCTGAGGAAGCATTTACCAAAATCCCCGGGAAAATCGATGTATTAATCAACAATGCGGGTGTATCCCATGTAGGTAATTTAGAGAATACCAGTGAAGAGGATTTTGACAGAGTTTTTCAAGTCAATGTAAAAGGCATGTTTAACTGTGCCCGAGCTGCCATTAGTAAATTAAAGCAAGACGGTGGGGGGTCGATTCTGAATATGGCTTCTGTGGCCGCTACTATTGGCATCCCAGATCGATTTGCCTATTCCATGACCAAAGGTGCTGCTTACTCCATGACTTTGAGTTTGGCTAGAGATTATGTTGCTGATGGCATTCGATGCAATTGCCTTTCTCCAGGAAGGGTGCATACGCCATTTGTGGATGGTTTTATCGCTAAAAATTACCCCGGAAAAGAAAAGGAAATGTTTGAAAAACTTTCTGCTACCCAACCAATCGGTAGAATGGGGACACCAGAGGAAATCGCCAATTTGGCTTACTTTGTAAGTTCGCCTGCTGGAAGCTTTATCACTGGAACAGACATCCCAATTGATGGCGGATTCCTAGGACTAAAAATGTAAATAAATCAGGAATTGAATTCAATTCCATCATAAAACTTAATACCCAAAAAAATGAAACTAATTCGTTTTGGAGAAGCTGGTAAGGAAAAGCCAGGAATTATTGACAAAGAAGGTAACTATTTAGATTGCTCTGCATTTCAGGAAGATTGGGACGAATCTTTTTTCGAAAATAATGGACTTGATCGACTTGACGCTTGGTTAGAAGCCAACCTTGATAGTCTTAATAAAATTCCTGAAAACAGTAGAATCGGCTCTCCTATTGCGAGACCTTCCAAGATCATCTGCATTGGTCTTAACTACCGCAAGCATGCTATAGAATCCGGCATGCCAGTACCTGAGGTTCCTATTATTTTCATGAAGGCAACATCTTCTCTATGTGGACCCAATGACAATATTTTGATTCCTAAAAACTCCGAAAAAACCGACTGGGAAGTAGAGTTGGCTGTCGTAATCGGAAAACGTGCAAAATATGTTAGTAAGGAAAACGCAATGGATTATGTGGCTGGGTACTGTGTTCACAACGACGTTTCTGAGCGTGATTTCCAACTTCATCATGGAGGACAATGGGTCAAAGGAAAAAGTGCAGATAACTTCGCTCCTTTAGGTCCTTTTTTAGCAACCAAATATGAAATCCCTGATCCTCACAATTTGAGGCTTTGGTTGAAATTGAATGGCAAAACATTGCAGGATAGTAATACTTCTGATTTGGTATTTGATATTCCTACATTAATCGAACACCTAAGTCAATACATGACACTTTTACCTGGAGATGTAATTTCCACAGGTACTCCAGCTGGAGTTGGGCTAGGACTTACCCCTCCTACTTACCTTAAGGAAGGAGATGTAGTAGAATTAGGAATCGAGGGACTTGGAGTGGCAAAACAAACGGCAATCAACGATCCTGAAGCATGAGACTGGATTCACACCAGCATTTTTGGAAATACCATCCTAAAAAGCACGAGTGGATTACTGATGACATGAAGGTTATCCGGGAAAACTTTCTTCCGGATGACCTGATTCCACTTCTTGAGCAACAGGAGCTCCAAGGTTGTGTGGCTGTTCAAGCGGACGAAAGCTTATCTGAAACAGCTTTCCTTATGGATTTGTCAACGGAATATGAGCAGATAAAAGCAGTAGTTGGCTGGGCTGATCTAGGAAGTGATGACTTGGATAAAGATCTGGATCTATTTTCCAATCAGCCAAAACTCAAAGGATACAGAGAAATTCTACAGGCAAAACCGGTGGAGTACATGCTTCGAAAGGAGTTTATCCGAGGAATTGAAAAGCTGGGAAAAAGAGGATACACATACGATATTCTTGTTTTCCCAAATCAATTAGAGGCCACATTGGAATTTCTAAAAAAATGTCCGGAACAACCATTTGTAATAGACCATTTGGCCAAACCTTACATTAAGTTAGGAACATGGAGAGAATGGAAAAAAGAAATGAAACCTCTGGCTGAAAGAGACTAT
Above is a window of Algoriphagus machipongonensis DNA encoding:
- a CDS encoding AI-2E family transporter translates to MKNQYLQNTVNLLLAIVLGAIILKEGDFILVPLVWGAFFAFALNPLSNWFELRRIPRGLSIFLSILLVSILFLGLMYLMLDQMIGLIGEFPKIGDSLMQKVGNYRNDLNELLGVQVPQFDSIFDTEAIEWSKVNETVFATGQSITLAGIIPLYIFLLMYYKDFFVEFLFKRSSESNVEVLNWAEETGKVIQHYLGGILKVSVIVALLAGLFFYLIGLKYFLLFAVFIALMNLIPYVGVFISSFFAILYVFLTTDTLFYPFITFLVLWGIQLLENNIITPLVVGAHVRVNALAVLLAILIGGWLWGISGMVLFIPLVGVLKITLERNSSLKAYAYLLGDDIPISEKNENFWKLFKKKLGGKK
- a CDS encoding alpha/beta hydrolase gives rise to the protein MRTSLLFIFIILPNLIWAQAKVDTIEVFSAAMNKTLKAAVTKPAGYETSSEKYPVIYLLHGGSGAFDDWHKKVTEPGLVNRMAEEYNLIIVTPGVGPSSYYYDSPLMDSVQYETYIIKELIPEIDKNYKTLAKRESRAISGLSMGGHGAMMLSAKHPELFIAAGSMSGVMNIDTRLWNVPDGFRESRNSQQKAMLGDDLVYDAPFNTFTAVGFVDKMKTNGVALTIDVGVDDFLIATNRQIHELLLKNETDHEYTERPGAHSWPYWTNSLPYHLLFFSKHLKWE
- a CDS encoding 1-acyl-sn-glycerol-3-phosphate acyltransferase; translation: MLKFDAIRPFYDAEANSAIREIVDDPMMDAMMSFTFPNDTKEHWKDLMLHTHSLRDFQINFIYPGVKKVLEKSSDGLSIGGFENLEPNTAYLFISNHRDIILDTSLLNASLYENGLVLTTSAIGDNLIKQPFLYTLSRLNRNFAIKRGLQGRALLESSQIASAYIKKSLLKENRSVWTAQREGRTKDGNDATHRGVLKMLTLSEEGKNPFGYFEKIKVVPISISYEYDPTDILKMPELLAKSRDEKYVKSENEDFLNLLRGIMGTKKRIHIQVNGVLDEEIAEIAKSESNLSDKLSQLASVIDQKIWSGYKLWPSNYIAHDLLYGNEEYASFYTEEEKNAYEKRLKSKVDTSNDLMVKNFLSMYANPVNNQKESLKSDVET
- a CDS encoding GAF domain-containing sensor histidine kinase; this encodes MNKENNSSENELGRLLALSNLDLDYYDSKQGIDWLAEMAATVAGTKISLVNLIDSYTQWTISKNGIDLSQMPREDSVCQFTLYHEEGEVLEINDLRDDDRFKDKFYVKENPNLTYYLGVPLVTKEGFNLGALCVMDVEEKEIDIEKRELLQMIARQIVDRLKVDKMVHQIKADMDSLQHDHKKLVHDIRGPISGIVGLAEIIKSQGTESEIQEVLEFMELIQNSGNSILELADEILTKNSEQNNQHTREPKDHEFNLLTLRSKILDMFAPQALIKKIKLSVSLEENHQTYPFKRHRLMQIIGNLISNSIKFTTEGGSVQVKLGLDLSKDFSVLNIQVKDSGLGMSQDKIEKLLTESGSSESGTKGEKGFGFGMSFVRKLVEEMRGTMAIESEIGEGTTTKVMLNIT
- a CDS encoding peptidylprolyl isomerase encodes the protein MQYLKSFLFLTCFAFSMISLDLHAQKKEKMPIGLIKTNYGKILIALDSRTPNHRDSFIELAQKGYWDSLTFNRVIPNFVNQGGCPDTEEGFNDPEYLLAPEIHPELTHVYGAVGAGRDGNPEKISARCQFYIIQNPEGVHRLDGDYTVFAQVISGMDVVEKIAKLETNDQDEPLIPVTMKIKIKYFSPSKIEKLGNL
- a CDS encoding AsmA family protein, which translates into the protein MKGLFRNSKMWKFGLGFLLIFILFLLLFPILFKDRLQLALQNVLDKQLDIEVGFSELNVSLIRHFPSLTVSMDELFLEGSAPFQNDTLLYTKELALGISIPSLFSGNYTVDELYLKEAVLKLMRDQEGNSNFDVVKSNPSDSVKKEETKNDLKLEIEKFFFKNSSFLYQDTSLDMICKATGIDYKGSGILENENFNLTSDIGIDELQLLYEDFPILNRNRVLASLLTQINTESTSLTFLRNELQINELPMNFVGKLEFIPGGYDMNFVLESFDSNLGDILTLVPQDLIPDLAKTRFSGKGDIVASLQGLYLPTKNEMPALVLNMGVSEGGISHENAPEPIKDLGFRMNLRLPALDPEQIEFDLDSLNFALADGFLLGDLHVRNLNPTEVNSVFKSDLDLGLLQQALGTKAVEYQGKFKLDLNADGYLKSELDPKELRNPQVVWTRIPKFNLQAGLSEGYFKQSQLPEGIQDISFDLKVTSPDSLPENLGIALDKLNFQVLDQVTSGSLSYNLNLQKDVNANLISSFDLADIPKYLPLDSSYVLNGKITMDLKASGKHNSEMKEIPIIQADFKLEDGFIQTPFHPESIQDLSVLLSAKSSSASYSDLKIEINPIQFNFANQPFSITANLENMEDLTYDMRSEGRLDLGKLYQVFGMEGYDLDGFLITDFRLKGKQSDAVNGNLQKLDNQGTIQVQDIISRSDLLPLPIDLKKGLLEFNQEKITFSDFVTSYNSNEITVAGYFSNYLGYAIEPGELLKGEINLSSSFLDLDDFMFFGEESSVKVDSLGTVSGVIVPPQDVDVKINAKLDSIHFGEIMIRNFNGNLSTKPGIISLDKTDLELVGANISMKGNYQATDPFSATFAYQIDAKEFDINRAYQEIPMFREMASFAEYANGIASLNYNLEGKINAQMEPILPSIKGNGVLGLKKVKLKGFKLMNTIAKETENTELEDPDLNDVEIETTIENNLLTIPRTRLRIAGFRPRFEGQVSLDGDMSIAFRLGLPPLGIFGIPIKITGNQEEPNIEVGKMTEGDALEEVKENN
- a CDS encoding Gfo/Idh/MocA family protein, translated to MESINPLRILVVGCGNMGASHAKAYHQLKEFEICGLVSRGESKSKLNLSLEANYPLFEDFEEALSTSKPDAVCISTYPDSHEEFALKSLEANCHVFIEKPLADSIAGCEKIIAKAAEKNRKVVVGYILRHHPSWIRFIEEAKKMGKPLVMRMNLNQQSQGFMWEVHRNLMKSLSPIVDCGVHYIDVMCQMTQSKPISVSAIGARLTEEISLDNYNYGQLQIRFEDGSVGWYEAGWGPMVSETAFFVKDVFGPKGSVSITAKEAGGTGKSDDVDSHTKTESIRVHHAEINEKNEFTQPDEWIDMKDEPGHQELCNREQIFFLKSIQEGLNLDDHLSDALNSLKIAFACDESVKTGKTIML
- a CDS encoding SDR family NAD(P)-dependent oxidoreductase encodes the protein MIDKTVVITGGASGIGLAMVKKFASEKSKVFLLDLNPEGEQVSEELQEKGFQVTFIKCNIASTSEAEEAFTKIPGKIDVLINNAGVSHVGNLENTSEEDFDRVFQVNVKGMFNCARAAISKLKQDGGGSILNMASVAATIGIPDRFAYSMTKGAAYSMTLSLARDYVADGIRCNCLSPGRVHTPFVDGFIAKNYPGKEKEMFEKLSATQPIGRMGTPEEIANLAYFVSSPAGSFITGTDIPIDGGFLGLKM